From the genome of Agromyces intestinalis:
AGCGCGTAGCGTGGGGGAATGCACACCGCGCCCGTGCCGAAGAAGGTCCCAGTCACCCGCGAGCACCACGGCGACACCGTCGTCGACGAGTACGAGTGGCTGCGCGAGAAGGACGACCCCGAGGTGCAGGCCCACCTGCACGCCGAGAACGCGTACACGATGGCGCGCACCGAGCACCTCGGGGTGCTGCGCGAGCAGGTGTTCGACGAGATCAAGCGGCGCACGAAGGAGACCGACCTCTCGGTGCCGACCCGCGAGGGCGACTGGTGGTACTACACGCGCACGGTCGAGGGGCAGCAGTACGGCATCCACTGCCGGGTGCCGGTGAGCGGGACCGGTGACTGGGAGCCGCCGGACACGGATGTCTCGGGCGCGCCGCTGCCCGGCGAGCAGGTGCTGCTCGACGACAACGTCGAGGCCGAGGGGCACGACTTCTACGCCCTCGGCAGTTTCGACGTGTCGGCCGACGGGTCGACGCTGCTGTACGGCATCGACGTCGAGGGCGACGAGCGGTACACGATCCGGCTGCGCTCGATCGACGGGTCGGGGCGGGAGTACGTCGACGAGATCCCCGGCACCGCGGGCGGCGCGATCTTCGACCCGAGCGGGCGGTACGTCTTCTACGCGACCGTCGACGAGTCGTGGCGGCCCGACACGATCCATCGTCACGAGGTCGGCACCGAGACATCCGCCGATGTCGTGGTCTTCCACGAGCCCGACGAGCGATTCTGGCTCGGCGTCGGACTCACCCGGTCGCGCAAGTACCTCGTCATCGAGGCCGGCTCGAACATCACGAGCGAGACGCGGCTGCTCGAGGCATCCGATCCGACCGGTGCGTTCTCGGTCGTCTGGCCGCGCAAGGAGGGCGTCGAGTACGACGTCGAGCATGTCGTCGCGGGTGGGCGCGACCGCCTGCTGATCACCCACAACGACGGCGCCGTGAACTTCGAGCTGGTGTCGGTCGCGGCCGACGACCCGCAGGGGCCCAGACGGATGCTCCTCCCCCACGATCCCGCGGTCAGGATCGAGGGCGTCGACGCGTTCCGCGACTTCGTCGCCCTCGAGTATCGGCGCGACGGGCTGCCGCGGGTCGCGCTCGCCAAGGTGCCCCCGCAGGGGCTTCCAGCGGATGCCACGCCCGACGACACCCTGCACGAACTGGCGTTCGACGAGGAACTCTTCGCCGTCGGCGTGGGCGCCAACCCCGATTGGCAGCAGCCGACCCTGCGAATCGGGTACACGAGCTTCGCCACCCCGTCGACCGTGATCGACATCGTCGTGGCGACCGGTGAGCGCATCGTGCGCAAGCAGCAGCCGGTGCTCGGCAACTACGACCCGAGCAGGTACACGCAGCGGCGCGAGTGGGCGGTCGCGCCCGACGGCACGCGCGTGCCGATCTCGCTCGTGTACCGCACCGACCTCGTCGTGCCGGGCACGCCCGCGCCGACCCTGCTGTACGGGTACGGGTCGTACGAGTACTCGATCGACCCGTCGTTCTCGATCCCGCGGCTCTCGCTGCTCGACCGCGGCGTGGTCTACGCCGTCGCGCACGTGCGGGGCGGCGGCGAACTCGGCCGGCACTGGTACGAAGACGGCAAGAAGCTGCGCAAGAAGCACACGTTCACCGACTTCATCGCGTGCGCCGAGCGGCTCATCGAACTCGACGTGTCGGCACCCGACCGACTGGTCGCCCAGGGCGGCTCGGCCGGGGGGCTGCTCATGGGCGCGGTCGCGAACCTCGCGCCTCGGCTCTTCTCAGGAGTCCTCGCCGAGGTGCCGTTCGTCGACCCGCTCACCTCGATCCTCGACCCCGATCTGCCGCTCACCGTCATCGAGTGGGACGAGTGGGGAAACCCGCTCGACGATGCCGAGGTCTACTCGTACATGAAGAGCTACTCGCCGTACGAGAACGTGCACACCGCCGATGCCGGCAGCCACTACCCGCCCATCCTCGCCATCACGTCGCTGAACGACACCCGCGTGCTCTACGTCGAGCCGGCGAAGTGGGTCGCGCGGCTGCGCGAGGGTGGCGCCGACGCGCTGCTCAAGATCGAGATGGCCGCGGGGCACGGCGGTGTCTCGGGGCGATACGCCGCGTGGCGCGAACGTGCGTTCGCGCTGGCGTGGGTGATCGACCGTGCGGGGGCGCACCCGAGCGGGGAGTAGGCGGGGCGCCGCGCCGACGACCCCCGGCCCTCGTCCCCTGTCCCCTGTCCCCCGTCCCCTGTCCCCGTCTCCCCGCCTTCGTCCCCCGGCCCGCGTCCCCCGTCCCCCGTCCCCTGTCCCCCGCCCCCGTCGGCGGGGTCGCGTGTGGTCGCCCGGAGCGAGAGCGAGCGGCAACGAGCGTCCCCGGGGCTGTGGGTGGGTGAGAATGTGCGGAAGACCCGGGATAGTTTGTAAGGACATTCTGTGTAAACTGGCACCCACGCGACGAGACGAGGGAGTGCACGTCGACGTATGACCACCTCAGCTGCGCTGGACGTGCTCACGATGGGCCGGATCGGCATCGACCTCTATCCGCTCCAGCTCGAGCGCCCGCTCGAC
Proteins encoded in this window:
- a CDS encoding S9 family peptidase translates to MHTAPVPKKVPVTREHHGDTVVDEYEWLREKDDPEVQAHLHAENAYTMARTEHLGVLREQVFDEIKRRTKETDLSVPTREGDWWYYTRTVEGQQYGIHCRVPVSGTGDWEPPDTDVSGAPLPGEQVLLDDNVEAEGHDFYALGSFDVSADGSTLLYGIDVEGDERYTIRLRSIDGSGREYVDEIPGTAGGAIFDPSGRYVFYATVDESWRPDTIHRHEVGTETSADVVVFHEPDERFWLGVGLTRSRKYLVIEAGSNITSETRLLEASDPTGAFSVVWPRKEGVEYDVEHVVAGGRDRLLITHNDGAVNFELVSVAADDPQGPRRMLLPHDPAVRIEGVDAFRDFVALEYRRDGLPRVALAKVPPQGLPADATPDDTLHELAFDEELFAVGVGANPDWQQPTLRIGYTSFATPSTVIDIVVATGERIVRKQQPVLGNYDPSRYTQRREWAVAPDGTRVPISLVYRTDLVVPGTPAPTLLYGYGSYEYSIDPSFSIPRLSLLDRGVVYAVAHVRGGGELGRHWYEDGKKLRKKHTFTDFIACAERLIELDVSAPDRLVAQGGSAGGLLMGAVANLAPRLFSGVLAEVPFVDPLTSILDPDLPLTVIEWDEWGNPLDDAEVYSYMKSYSPYENVHTADAGSHYPPILAITSLNDTRVLYVEPAKWVARLREGGADALLKIEMAAGHGGVSGRYAAWRERAFALAWVIDRAGAHPSGE